In the bacterium genome, CATGGACTTCATGGACGAGTTTTGCCACTTGCAACAGGTTTGAAACTGTCTCAACCAAATTTGACAGTTCTAGCTTCAGGTGGAGACGGAGGAACTTATTCTGAAGGCATAAATCATTTTATACATTCTATCCGACATAATTATCCAATCACATTTTTAGTTCACGATAATCATGATTATGGTCTGACAACCGGTCAATGTTCTGCAACTAGTCCAGATGGATTTAAGATGAATAGTAGTCCGGAAGGTCAACTTGGAGAAGTATTGAATCCTCTGAAACTTGCTATGTCAGTGAATGCAACATTTGTTGCTCAAACTAGTTCAAGTAATATCGAACAAATGAGAAAAGTTATCAAACTTGGAATTGAGCATCAGCATAAGAATAATGGTTTTGCATTTATAAACATCATTCAAGCATGTCCAACTTACAACAAGTATGGAATGGAAGAATTTATAAAAGGTAATTTATTTGATGTAGATGAAGGAAATTCTAATGGTATAATTCATAATCCTAATGATTATCAAAGTGCGATTGATATAGTTGAAAAATACAGATACCCACTTGGCCTAATTTATCAAAGAATGTAGTGTAATACACAAGAAACTTAATATTTATTATTCTAACTTGTCAAACTACTTAGCAATACAAAGTTCATTTCAACCTGAAGAATTAGTTATAGAAACTGAAGGTAATATTTTTTTGCATAAATTTAGCGAAACTGAAAAACCTGCCGAGAACCTAGCAAAAGTAACTAGTGCAATTTTCAGCAAAAATAATCTCAAAGTTGATAATCTCGACTTTGTCATAGTTACAACAGGTCCTGGAAGTTTCACTGGACTGCGAGTTGGTATCGCATATGCAAAATCTTTAGTTCAATTTAATAAAAATATCAAGTTAATTGGTTTAAATTTGCTTCAAGTTGCAAAATGGAAATTTGGAAAAGATTCCTATCTTGATGCAAGAAACAATAGATCATTTATTTTAGAAAATGATAAGTTAGTAGTTAAAAATAATTCTGAAATTGCAGAATTTGAAAATTTTGTAAATGCAAATACTTTGAATGCAAATGATTTAATTGATTATGTGAAGAATAATGCAGTTGCTGAAGTTACTAATTTTTATGAATTTTTGCCTGATTATGTGCTAGAGCCTAGGATCGGGTAAATCAGTTTTATAAACTTTTTAAGCTTATACAATTATCTATTTCCAAGTAATCGCCTTGACTAGATCTAACTAACAAATTATTTATCTACATCTAAGATAGACTGTAAATACTGTAATATTTCATCTACTTTTATCTGTTTTGTCGTAGATAAGTTCTACATTCTTCCTCTTCCCTGTATCTCTTGATCAACTGCATTTCTATCCCTTCCATACCTGAGTCTTGACAACTCTTTGATATTTCTAAATGTCCTTTCATTGACTGGGTACTCTGTTCCAGCTATTATTGTTGGCTTTACTGAATCATAGAATGTGCTCATTGAAAATGGCGGAGGATATTCACCGTTTACGAGAAGTTTGATATAAGCATTGAAGTTTTCTAAGTTTATCAAGTCGTTCTGTGAAAATATAGGTGCGAATTCATTTTGCAAATAACTTGCATCTTCAACTCCAACTTTGAATGACAGCATAGTACCAACATTACCAAATACAGCATGTTTGATTTTCTCATCAATTTGGGCTATATATTGATTCCCTATAATCAGATTTAATCTATATTTTCTTGCTTCAGACAATATTTGGGCAAATTCTTCAGAAGCAAAATTTTGAAACTCATCAACATAAAGATAAAAATCCTTTCTGTCACTTTCATTCATATCAGCTCTACTCATAGCAGCAGACAATATCTTTGGAATCAATAACAATCCCAAAAATTGTGCATTTTCTTCACCAACTAAACCTTTTGATAAATTTACAATTAAAATTTTCTGTTCATCCATTACTTTTCTAAAGTCAAACGAAGATACTGATTGACCGAGTATATTTCTCATCATCCTATTCGTGATAAATCTATCAAACTTAGAAATAATGTAACCTAAAACTTCAGATTTATGAAATTCATTTGTTTGAGCAATTTCTTTTTCCCAATACTCTCTAACTAGCGGATCTTGAATATATGGCAAGTACATTTTTTTCAAAAATTGATAGTCATATAAAATTCTTGCAACTTCAACCAATGTACCTCCAGGTCTTGACATAACTGTAAGTAATGCATTTCGAACTGATCTTTCAAGTCTAGGTCCAACTATACCTTGCTTGTTTGGGTCAAACATTTTGTAAAGCAAACCGATAAATGAATTTGCAACACGATGTTTATCATCTTCAGAGTAAGCTTCTACGATATTGAATGCTAATGGTCTCTCAACATCAGCTGGATTGAAATAAATGACATCTTCAGCCCTCTCAGATGGAATTCTTTCAAGTACCCATTCTGCAGCATCTCCATGAGGATCGAGATACGCAATGCCGTGCCCCTGTTTGATATCTTGAATAATCATTGATTGCATAGCATATGATTTCCCAGCTCCAGTTTTTCCAACCATGTACATATGCCTCCTTCTATCATCAGGTGCAATCCAAACTTGTTTTTTTGAACCTCGAAAAATTGAATTTCCAAGCCAAACACCTGGTGGTCCAGAAGGCACCTCTTCTGATGCAGGTGCTCTTTTACTTAACAGCCAATGTATATAAGGTGTTTGCACATTCTTGTTTGGAAAGTGAAATACTGTTGCTAGTTCTTCAGTATTTAGAGTAGTTGTTTGTCTTGGATTTCTATAAATAAAATCTTCTTCAAATTGTTTTTTTTGCTTTTCGTTTTTAAATTTAACCTTTTTGAATCTATTGGAACCTTGAAGTTCCATAGGATCAAACGAGGCAAGTACATTTTCTACATGCATTTTTGCGACTTCAATAGTTTTTGAAGCTGCTACAACCCTGATATCTACCAAGAAACCTACTTTTAGAGTTTTCTTCTCAACGCTACCTACTGATTCATCATCTCTAGGTTTTGACTTCTTTCCCTCTTCGGAACTGCCTGAATCTCGTACAGATTTGATAAATGATCTCCCTGCCTTTCGCCATTTTTTACTAGCTGGGGTTATCAAAATTTGCACTGCAACACCTTCACCTTCATTCATCCGACTCATAGCAGTTGTTACAGCTGACATAGTATCCACATGCAATTCAGAAAATACCTTTATAGGTTTATACGAAACTTCAGCAAGCTTCAAGCCTGCATATTCAACCACTGAATCTTCATGAAATATATTGTATTCATCTACTTCTTTCACATCTGCCTCCTGGTAGCTTGCATGTATTTGTTTTTCAACCAGTTGGGAAATTTTTTTGGGAACTATGACATAAAATCTTATAGACTCAGGAAGTCCCACTATCTCAAAAGAAACATAGTTTGGAGTTTTGAATAATTTTTCGTGCCACTTCGTAGGAACGGACGAAATAGATGTAAGTGCAGCAAACATCTGTTCTGCAGCGTGTACATCAACATCATTCGCTTTTGGTAACCTAACTTCATAACAAACACTATTCAAAGCTCTTTTCAATTGTTGTTCTTCTCTTCGTCTTCGTGCAAACATCATAAATAATCCTATCCCAATAGCTACAAGCAAAGTAAGTAATATCAATAAAACTAAGTATAATATGGCAGATGAATTTGAAGTTGATGATACTGTTGTCATTTATTTTGATCGTTAGCAGTTTACAAAAACATTTGTAAAGTCTTTATACACAAATTTCAGGTTTGTCTTTTGTTTGAGATATAAATATTTGCAAGAATCTTACTAAATGTAAATACACATACTTACATAAATATTATTATAATTATTGTAATTGTAACCCAGGTAATACCTTACGTCATTTCTAATTTGATCAGTTACAACTACTTCAAAAATATCATCACGGTTCTATTGAACTACAGTTACTTGTTACATAATTTCTTTAATTTATCAAACAGAGCCAAAAATCGTGTAGTTATCCCTAACAAATAATTAAAAATATTTGCCAGTTTTCAAAGCTTACTCTAAAATGAATTTTCTCGCAATTTATAAACTATTTTTAACAAAGACACTTTCTTTAAAAGAAATTATAAATTTATCTCTTTCACAATTATCTCTATATTAGCAAAATTTGTTGGAAGTTTCTGCAAAAACTTTGGAAGAAACTTTGGTTGGATGGTTGCTGAAACTATCTGCATTTTGTCATTTGACAAAGTCATAACTTCGCTCTGACTCTTACCCGATATAGATTTTTTTAGTTCAAGTGACGAAAACTCTGGTAAGGTTGAGGCGTTTATATGCAAAGAGAATATTATATTGTCAGCATTTACCCTGATATTATCGAATGAATAGTCAAACCTTTCAGTAATTTCCTGAGTATACTCTGAGACTCCATTACCCGTCAATTCTTTCTTTTTAACTTGGTATAGTTCTTTTGCTTTTGCCTCTATTGTCCCCTTATCCAGTCCCTTAACTATCCCTTTGATTGTCACAGTAGCTGAAACTTCCTCTGCTTGTGCCCCAATTTGTGTAGAATATTCTTCTTTAACTATAGTATATTCCGGTTCTTGAGAAAGAAGAATAAAGCTATCTTTTGTCTTTGTTGTCAATTCACTTTTGATTTCTTCTTTAAGTTTATTCGATAGCTTTGAATTTAATTCATCTTTTTCTTTTTGCGAAAAAATTAAGACCATATTTGTCTTCCCACCTGCTATATTGTTTGAAAAATTTGCAACAAGTTCGTCTGCGCTATAGTTAGCAACTTTGCCTGTAGTATAAGTTGTACCAGTTATATTGTAATCCTCTCCAGATACAGTAGCAGTTATTGGTATCTGTGCTAGTAAACCATACACTGTGCCAGTGATTTGCTGAGTAGCATTAGGAACTACTCCACCTTTTGAAGCCTCATATTCAAGTGTCTTACCTCCTGCAGTTATAATTACTTTATAATTTTGTGGTAAAGTTATAGGGTTCGGTGTTTTATTGTATATATTGATAAATCCAGTAGCTTTAGAACCATTATCAACTTTGTTTGTAATTGTAACATTGTCAGAAGATGTTTTCTCAATCTCAACAGGTACAATGGCTAGACCTCCATTTTGATCTGTAGTCTTAGCTTCAATATCTTGAATAATCTCAATTTTGATAGGTTTCGGTTCAATAGTAACTTGAGCTGTTCTAAGAGAATAAATCAACAAAACCAAAATAGGGAACAGAAGAATAATCGGCATCAAAATCATTATCTTTTTACCACGGAACAGCCCATCTGCTTTACCAAAAAAGTCAAGTATACTTTTCTGTAAATTCTGCAGAACAAACTTAAGTTTAGGAAATAATACGTCCATTAATCTCTTACCTAGATATTTATTTGATTGAATTGAACGACTAGTTTTCTCTCCCTTGATACCTTTCATGTACACTCTATCATTAAATATACTAGCTCGTTTTTTCTTTATAGAAACACCTTTTGCAATATTTACCTCTAGAGCTTTAGCTCTACCCTTTACCTCGTGGGGAAACTTTACCTTGCTTAAAAAATGTTTTAGAGAGTTTCTCTCAACTTTAGAATATATTGGACCTATCTCTTGATCTACTGAATCTAAATTAGGGTTAACCCAATTTATTTCGCTTTGATTATTTATGTCATTAATTATATCTTCTGAAGGATTTTTTTTTTGGAGAATTGAAGCTTCCTCTATGCCATCTTCAATAATTTTACCTGAGACTTCATCGAATTCAGCAACATCACCACCAGCAACTAAAATGAAATTCTCATCTATAATCAGTTTTCCTCTTCGTAATTTTGGTGCTGTGTTTGGGGTGGTCTCACTGTCTTTCTGAGCTTTATAAGTATTGTACAATTCCTCAAATGTAGGTTGCTTTTGTACTTCATCTTCTAATGATTCCTCAACAGTACTAATTAGAATACTTTCATCACTATTTACAGTTTTTATTGAGTTTCTAGCACTTTCAGATGAAGTATCTTCGAGAGTTTCAGGTTTGTCGTCATTTTGATTTTCAATTAGTAAGTTCAAAGTATTTTCTTCGTAATCAACTTTTGCATCAGCATCTTTAAGATTCTCTAGATAATCTTCATCTTTACTAGCGCTGATTAAACTTTCTTCGAGATTATCTTGAGAAATGTCTACACTCTCATTAGGATCAACGTCAAAAATTTCAGTTTTTTCTGATTCTACAATGGCAGCATTTTGACTTGCAATTTGCCTTAAAGATAATAACTTCCTTTTCGTGTTATCCATTCTTCGAGTAAAACTTTCTTTCAAATCATCTGCTATTTGCCACTTTTGACTATCAGCCTGCCCAGAATCTTGTATTACTACCAAACTCACCTGCTTTCCTAGTTTTTCAGCTTCTTTGTCTTTTGTTTGAATTATGACAATTTTGTTTAGCCTTAGAATTTCCTTTGCAAGGATTCTCAAACTTACAATATTTGTAAATACCTCTGAACCACTTGGAACAACTAGCAGAACTTTTTCACTACTAGTCTCCAGTATACTTTCAATGATAAAAGTCATCTCATCATCTACATCTAGAAAAATTTTTGTTATGTTTTGATTAGAAATCTTTGACACAATTCTATACTTATTACTTGCAAGTTTAATTTAGGAGACTTTCAAGTGCTATTGCAGAAACACTTACATCATCAATATCTGTAAGCAGATTCATTTCATCAACCAAATTTCTCAAATCTCTAGGATAAATAAGTTCTGGCTCCGGAAATTTCTCAAAAGGCAAATAGTTTAGCCAAGCAAAAGTTCTTATACTTTCTTGAATTTGAGATAACTTTGCACCTCCACCTGAAAGAAAAATTCTCGTAGGATACGTTTCTACTTCATCCATATCAGATAATGACACTTGAATCCCAGAAACTAAAACCCTAGCATCTTTTTCAAAAGCTCTTTGAATCATTTGCTTATCATTTAGTTTTATGACATCAGTTTTTGGATCTTCAGACATTCTAATTTTTATTTTTTCAGCCTTCAAATAATCAATATTTAATAATTTTTGCACCCTGTGTGTAAATGCTCTTCCTCCTAAAGCAAACATTTTTACTCCAACAAAGCTACCATTCGAAACCATAGCAACATCAGTAGTACCTGCACCTATATCAGCAAAAACTCCCGAGAATCGCTCTCTTTCCGAACCTGAATAGTTATTTGCAATTGCAAATGGCACAACAGTAATTTTGGCTATTGAAAGGCCAAGATACTCTGCAATCGTTCTGATACTTTGGATATGCTGATCTTGTGTGAACGAAAAGAAAATTTTAAATGAAACACTTTTTCCTTTGAAACCAACTAAATCACTAACTCTAAGTCCATTTATATAACAATCTTTCCTAGTAGATGAAACTTCAACTATTTCTGCATGTGAGATACCATGTTTTTTACCAATTTCGACTTTTATGCTATCACTTGTCTCCTCTCTTAGCTTGGACTCAATATCGTGAAGTTCCTCTTCAGTAATGATCTGCTCTGGCATTTCTCTTTCATAGTTTGCATAAACAACTTCACCATTAACTATTTCTCCTGCTATTCCTAAATACAAACTTTCTGGATACTCTTTGGATTCTAGATTTTTGCATGCTTCTGCGATCGCTAAGTCACAATTTTCCTTGACATTTTGTATATTTGTAATCATTCCACCCTTCATCGCACCAGCTTGTTGTCGAGATCTACCATAACCTACGGTATGTACTCTTCCATTTTCTTTGAAAAACACCAATGCTTTTACCCACTCGGTTCCAATATCAAGTGCCAAAACATTTCCCGATCTAGAATTTCTTCTTGGCTCAATATTTTGTTTTTTGAATTTATCGAAAATTGACATTAGAAAGACTTATTTATT is a window encoding:
- a CDS encoding 2-oxoacid:ferredoxin oxidoreductase subunit beta (catalyzes the coenzyme A dependent formation of succinyl-CoA from 2-oxoglutarate and ferredoxin), which gives rise to MSKISDYYSKNLPTWCGGCGNYGIMSAVKLALVDLQIESKDLCYCFDIGCNGNMSDKIKGYRFHGLHGRVLPLATGLKLSQPNLTVLASGGDGGTYSEGINHFIHSIRHNYPITFLVHDNHDYGLTTGQCSATSPDGFKMNSSPEGQLGEVLNPLKLAMSVNATFVAQTSSSNIEQMRKVIKLGIEHQHKNNGFAFINIIQACPTYNKYGMEEFIKGNLFDVDEGNSNGIIHNPNDYQSAIDIVEKYRYPLGLIYQRM
- a CDS encoding type IV secretory system conjugative DNA transfer family protein; the encoded protein is MTTVSSTSNSSAILYLVLLILLTLLVAIGIGLFMMFARRRREEQQLKRALNSVCYEVRLPKANDVDVHAAEQMFAALTSISSVPTKWHEKLFKTPNYVSFEIVGLPESIRFYVIVPKKISQLVEKQIHASYQEADVKEVDEYNIFHEDSVVEYAGLKLAEVSYKPIKVFSELHVDTMSAVTTAMSRMNEGEGVAVQILITPASKKWRKAGRSFIKSVRDSGSSEEGKKSKPRDDESVGSVEKKTLKVGFLVDIRVVAASKTIEVAKMHVENVLASFDPMELQGSNRFKKVKFKNEKQKKQFEEDFIYRNPRQTTTLNTEELATVFHFPNKNVQTPYIHWLLSKRAPASEEVPSGPPGVWLGNSIFRGSKKQVWIAPDDRRRHMYMVGKTGAGKSYAMQSMIIQDIKQGHGIAYLDPHGDAAEWVLERIPSERAEDVIYFNPADVERPLAFNIVEAYSEDDKHRVANSFIGLLYKMFDPNKQGIVGPRLERSVRNALLTVMSRPGGTLVEVARILYDYQFLKKMYLPYIQDPLVREYWEKEIAQTNEFHKSEVLGYIISKFDRFITNRMMRNILGQSVSSFDFRKVMDEQKILIVNLSKGLVGEENAQFLGLLLIPKILSAAMSRADMNESDRKDFYLYVDEFQNFASEEFAQILSEARKYRLNLIIGNQYIAQIDEKIKHAVFGNVGTMLSFKVGVEDASYLQNEFAPIFSQNDLINLENFNAYIKLLVNGEYPPPFSMSTFYDSVKPTIIAGTEYPVNERTFRNIKELSRLRYGRDRNAVDQEIQGRGRM
- a CDS encoding rod shape-determining protein — encoded protein: MSIFDKFKKQNIEPRRNSRSGNVLALDIGTEWVKALVFFKENGRVHTVGYGRSRQQAGAMKGGMITNIQNVKENCDLAIAEACKNLESKEYPESLYLGIAGEIVNGEVVYANYEREMPEQIITEEELHDIESKLREETSDSIKVEIGKKHGISHAEIVEVSSTRKDCYINGLRVSDLVGFKGKSVSFKIFFSFTQDQHIQSIRTIAEYLGLSIAKITVVPFAIANNYSGSERERFSGVFADIGAGTTDVAMVSNGSFVGVKMFALGGRAFTHRVQKLLNIDYLKAEKIKIRMSEDPKTDVIKLNDKQMIQRAFEKDARVLVSGIQVSLSDMDEVETYPTRIFLSGGGAKLSQIQESIRTFAWLNYLPFEKFPEPELIYPRDLRNLVDEMNLLTDIDDVSVSAIALESLLN